atgataacttgtatgaatttatatatacaaaattatgtAACAATTACTCAAATGGATAGGAAATGCAGAAAACCTATGAACTTTATTTGGAAAGTTCTTAATAAAATTCATTGATCAGGAGTAAGAGTCACACGAGGAGGTGGCAAAAAGCTCCTCGTATGCAGGTGGAGAAGAGCCGCTCTCTGCTGTACTTGCTTTcccctcttcctcttcctctgagACGCTGTGATTCCTGCAACCAAACCAGCAAATGTCAAATAATCCACTTTTGCCAGCCCTTGGTATTTTGTGCAAAGAATAACGTAAaggtgcctttttttttttacttggtcTACGTTATTTTAGCCTATATGAGTTACATACCATTTTAGAGCACACCGGTTAGTGTTGTAACACGTTTCGTTTACGTCTGTAATTCAATTTCACGTCTAAATTAAAGTCAAGTAcactcaggaaaaaaaaaaaaaaaaaaaaaaaaaagtacaaaagcgGCCATTGGGGGAGTAGCCTACACTTTCAAAAGTTACCGCATAAGTAGGCTACTTTactaatatgcttattttttaGCAGATAATTAAGAGAATTAGTACTTTAGCATATTAGTACTTTAAAGGTACATGTTTGTACcaaaagtgtacatattagtacctataTGGTACATATTAGTAGGCTAACTTTTGAGAGGGTACCGCCCCAATGACAGCTTTTATATGCTaccttttttctgagagtgacAAAAATGATTGTGCAACACTgccggtgttgtgccgaattctgACAAAGTTACTGCGCTTCCTGTTCTCCCCTGAGCTTTTAAATTTAATTCCAAATTTTGGCTTGAACAATACTGTGTTACATTTGAATTATTACAACCGaatgatatattaaaattttaagacACCGATTAGCTTGTACCATGCACATAAGATTAATGTAAAGAGTTCACACATACAAATTTCTTAAAATGTAGATATTACATCCCAAAACTGATGTGCATTATTAGTTACAGTGATTAAGTgatttaaaatgtgctttaataAACCCATCACTTTAGATAAaattagtaattaaaaaaaaaaattatattaaagctGTTTCTAGGCTCCAGGCTCCTGATCATGTTATACTGGCATCTAAATTAATCTaatctcatcatcatcatcataccTGTTTTCCCTTTGCTCTGCTGTGTTGTCGTATTCACCAGAAACAAAACTGGGGTTTTCCATGGGGTACACGCTGTAATACTGTGGCGGCGTGCTCACTGTGACTGCTAAAGGCTGGTGACTGGAATGCAAACCATTAACAGGGCCCAGACTTTGGTCCGGTACTACGGAGGTGTACGGTGGTGGAATGTACTGGACCACCGTGGCCCTGTGGAAGGTAATTGGCTGATTGAGTCTAGTGAAGACAAACGATGGTCCTGAAAGGGGCGGCAGAGGGTCCATTTCAGGTGTTCTCTCCCCATCAATCTGTTTGCAGCCCAGGCAGGAGAGCATTCGGAACTTGCAGATGCTTATGAGCACAAACGTACCTCCTACTGACAGCAGAATGGGCCCCAGAAGCTGTGTCCACTCATAGCTGTGGCTGACATTGTAATTTGTCCATCCCATAGCTGTGAATGTCATGCCAACCAGGCCCAAGAAGACTCCAGAGAACAGTAGTGTGGCACCAGCTTTGTCTCCATCTGACACCTGCCTGTCTGAAGAGGTCGGTGCCTGGCTTGGCATCAAAGAGGCAACGTTCACAGGGGCATCGCTGGGACTCTGGTTGCTGTTTGAGATGGTATTACAAACACCAGCAGGAACTGCATCACTTGGTCCAGCAAGAGGGTTTGTCCCTTGATTCCTACTCTCTGTTACATTCTTCCAAAGACCTAGAATACTGTAATGTCTCATCTGGCCAGAACTGCACTGATTTTGTATGGTGGCTGCAGGATTTAGACACTTGTCTGCGGAAGATTCACTCATCTGTGCCTGGAGGATCTTTTAAGAACATTGTTTAGCTATTTTGGACACTGGCTCAGAAGCTTAGTTAACAGGTAACAGATCATTACTGCTATGCTGGAATCTTGACCACTCAGTCATCATATTGGTGTGTGAGCACTGAAATGTGAAATCTCTGTGTTGCATGACAGGCCACATGAAGGAAATTGGCCAGTCCAAAGACTAAATCTAAAATGGCTTTTTACCAAATCTTGAAACTGTATTACTAAAGATTTCCCAAACAACTGTTCTTTTCTATAGAATAAATAGATCAGTCAAacttggaagaaaaaaaaaccatgaagacatatttcaaaatatttctttttttgttccacagaagaaagaaagtaaatgatcacagaatgttcacttttgggtgaaatattctATTAATGTATCACCAAAATCAAAAGAGCAAAGTCTATGGCCAGAGGaaaagacacttttttttatcatataaatgttaaaatataaaagtttcaTAATTTTTgcacacaacttaaaaaaagcCTTTTCAAACACAGGGGAATCACGCAGCAACACTGCAATAGGAGCTTCCTTAAATGGGccagaacagagagagagagagagagagagagagagagagagagataaaaaagCTTTGTTTTATACAATATCAAAAGACTTCTGCATCACTTTAACTATTTCAAGGCCCTCTCCGGAGTCCTAATGGATTTGTTTAGCAAAACAATGTTTCACTCAGAGCACTGCAGGACCTAGCAAATTTCAACTATAAAATCCAGTTcactaaaaacacaaactgtcACTTAACTTTGATGACACATTTACCGCACACTAAACATTTTACTGTGATACTTGggtaatgttttaattattggGAAATTGCATAAGAATTATATGcatagaaaataaattattatttctcaCTACTGAACTCATATATGCATGTTTTACTGCAggctttataatgttttttacaGTCCTTTGTTTACCTGTTGTTGTGGAGTGGAATATGAATTAAATTTGCAGGTGAATATGGcccagattttttttctaactGGGAAAGGATGCTCAAGACACCAGTATGGTTTGAATTACAGGAGATGATGGTGAAAGAAAATGTGATATTGCACATACTGCAACTCACTGAACACAACTAGAGACACACGACAATTCAGCTAGAGTTTGAAATTCAATCATTTACACCTCAATCATGTTTTTTAACAATAAGATTTGTGAGTATTGTGCTAAATTCCTCTAACTCTTCAAGAAGATCAAGCAGTATGTCAGAACCGTCCCATGCTGAAGACTTTGTTTTAATTCTTTTCCCAAAGCTCGAATAGACACCTGAGAGACATTTAGGAAGAGAATAGATTCCAGCAcaagaatgtttaaaatcaGCCCAGATTTTGGGCCTGACACACTCTTTCAATTAAGCCGAGTCCAAATATTTATGAGGAGAacatttcctctttctctcGGTCTCTCTCTTTGTGATCAGTGTGTGTAGTACTTGTGTGAATAACaaatgtgtgtgcttgtgtgtgtgtgtgtaggataGGTCTGCTTAAATGATATCTGGGCATTCGCAAAGCTCAAATACTGTCAGTGTGAATGTTTTGGACAACCTCCCGGTAAGTCTTTGTTTGAGTCGTCCCCTTTTGATTTGCACTAGCTGCTAGTTATTTGCATTGGATGCAGTGACAAAACAAAAGTAGAGAATTTCTTCATATGACCCTACACTGGATTTATTATTAGTAGAGACTACATTGTCCCAGTATTGTACAAACATTAACAAACCCCGGTAACTGATTGCTCAGAATGATTCAGCTCTAAATGATTAGCCACCAAATTAAATCTTTTAATATTTGGAATTGTGGCTGATTTTACATTCCTCTCATCCTAGTTTACCTCATCTCCCCTCTTCCTTCCAGTGGTTCCTATGCAGTACAATATCCTGATCGCACGCTAGGTTGCATGAGCATCCACGTCCTCCAATAGGAAAAGTGCGTCTGTAATCATAAGAGGGGCCTTAATAGGTTTCCATTgcactccctctctctctctgaccaCCCCCTTCATCTCAGTGAGGCAGCATGTTTCTTCATGCCATAGTCACGTACCAACCATCTGTTTTCACCAGCATTATTTTGTTCTacttcattcattaatttgttAATTCAAAAATTATAACTTTATGTGAATCTGGTCAGTggcaaaaacctttttttttctttttcttttttttttcttttttacgatcagtaagatgttttcatgtttttgaaagaagtctattatgttcaccaaggttggatttatttgatcaaagatatagtgaaaacagcaatattgtgaaatattactacattttaaaacaactttttacaacttacaaaacaacattataaaatgattaaagaagttgttttaaaatgtaatttattcctgtgatgcaaagctgaattttcagcatcattactccagtcttcagtgtcacatgatcctttagaaatcattttaatatgatgatttggtgctcaagaaacatttcttattattatcaatgttgttttcattcagttgtgctgcttaatatttttgtgaaaactgtgattttttttcaggatttgttGATTAAACAttcctgtcacttttgatcaattaaatccATCTCTCatatgaataaaactattataattgtaattataattaGATGCCAAATTATAATTGAAAGGATTATTATTGCCACTTTCATAGACAGCAGTgtgtatttaacttttttttaaatctttcttaatttaaatttctatttaaatgtctgaaacctaaaaataaacatcatttggttgaaaacactgaatatttgTCATATAGCATTTAAAAAGAGCTAAAAAGCACTGTTTCTGGTTCAATTTCTGCACCAGCCAAacagaaaaattacatttgaattaAGCAGTTGATCATGTGACGCGCTGAACATTCTAATCACACCCATGTGATCGtacatcagtgttgccaagtctgcgttTTTTcagcggaattgggctacttttacattgttgccgcgggttgtttttcatgtccgcgtgttgaagcgaccccaaataacatgatatttagcccctggaatgcgtattttaccaggggaaccctgctaaatatgcatattttactGTGGGACCCCCCATGAAAtgcaattgggctagttttgagtagcaattgggcgggttttgttgtgaaaacctggcaaccctctGTCGTACATGTCAATAGGTTAAAATCAATCGTGTTTCGGGGGTGGAGGGGGAACAAATTGAAACTAAGGGGGCACAAAACAGATCTGAGGGGGCAATGCCTCCTTTTGCCCCCTCATGGTGCTGGGCctgacattaaatatttaaatataaattaccTATTTAATCTGACAGATCAGACTAAGACAAAAAAGTTAATTACACTGTACAAAACAATCAGCCTAGCAAGATGAACACTGCAACAAGATTACATAATAACATTGACACTGAAATACTCCAAAGTGATTTTCTCTAGTTGAGAACTAAGACACAAAATGGTGCCAGTTGCGTTTGTGTGAAACAAGAGAGCGAGTCCATGGAGTAATAGGCGAGACGTGAACGTGGTGGAAGTTTCAGTTACAGTCTGATATACAGAGTTGCAATGGATGACAGTGAATATTAGAAAATATCACTGAATGCTGCAATTGTTCACTTGGAATCAACTATTCCATAGTGCCATGCTATGTAATTAGATATGATTATCTGCAATTCAGGACACAAAGCCTTAATATTTTTAGTGTGATCTGGTGCAAGCAATATTACCTCATCTTTGGCTGGCAGATAGTATAGCAGACACTGTGGGGGCTGCTCCATGTGAGTTAAAATGTCGCCATCTTCCATCATGGTCCCCGACCTTGTGACAAATTGCCCATGACGTGGCTCTGCTCGCCAGGCACGAAAGCCCATTCTCTCTCGCATCTCGCATTCCCTCCAACCTGCCTTTCTCCTGTCCGCCCATTGTTCCATCCTTCCACTGCTCTGAGCTCTCATGTACCGTTTCTCTTTTGCTCAGTATGGAGGAATAGTTTTTACGTGCCCATTCACCAATCTGATTTCGAATCAACGTGTCTAGAGGCATAGACAGGATAGGAAGGGGAGAAAGACACAAGGAGAGAAACAAATTCTGCTGCTGAGTAACTGAAGGGAACCAATCACAATGATCACAGTAATAATCTAGGCAGTAGATGGATAATTGAATCTGACAGCCTGTaaacaaaaggagaaaaaaTTAGTGCCCAAACATGCACAGGTCAAACAAACATTAACTCTCAGCATTATGGTTGCTTTGTGACATGATTTTAGCTATTTTATGAGCCTTTCAAATAGTGAGAGAGCCACTACAAATGTCCTCACTTGTCTGTTGTCTATACATTTCACTATATTTATGAGTGAACATTTAGCCATAATACATAAGAAATATAACTGCATCAGTCTCAAACAAActgtgaatatatattaaagaacACTTGTACTGTCAAATCCAGTGATTATTTCATCATCAAAAGCACTCATTGTATCAACCTGGTACTTCCTGGAAGGAAACCATAATCTATCATAATAAATCTTACAGGATTGAGAAAATGCTTTTTCAAATGGTTAGTGAACAGTTTAGTGTCTGAGGCTAGCTAAACctatactctctctctctctcagactctctctctctcacacacacacacccccctTACTTATCACATTAAATCTAAATGGGGTCATTCCATAGAGACTGACCCTAACCCACACCATAACCctaacagaaaactttctgcatttttacaacattaaaaattgtaagctatttacttcatttttatactgttttcaaaaaatttgcctttttgaatttgaagatcaaggtaaattgtacttaatttgtcttccgggaaacatgcaagtatcttctgttgcttctgaagggcagtactaaatgaaaaaaaaagatatttcaacaaaataagaaaaatttggacatcttcatcctgttcaaaagttttcactccCCAaatcttaatgcatcgtgttttcttctggagcttcagtgaatgtttgaacctttagttgtgtttgagtccctcaactgtcctcagtgtgaaaagatggatctcaaaatcatacagtcactgctggaaagggttaaaatatgcaaaaatacttgaaaactgaagaatctgtaggacctggaggatttttctgaagaatattgggcagtttaactgctcagaacaaacaagagactcatgaacaatcatcacaaaacaaaaacaaaaaacagtcgtaAATCATCctggtaaccacacacagtattaagaaccaatggtttccaaacttttgaacggggttattttaataaattcagctatttatttgtcttgtggactatatgtaaacatcttgtatgtaaaatatcttactcaggacagtgctaaataaaaaataacatgcattttgatcataggctggcattatgcaaataggTTAACAAGAAGTGAGACTAGAACTGCTGGGCACATATTTGTCCCCAAAACATAGTTACTCACATACATATACTCAGCTATTTAACTGGGAATAAATCATAGACCTCTAGTGAGCGACAAGGAATCTATATGTTGCAGAGAAGCCTGAAGTAATTTCACATACTGAAAGTCTACTGTGATTGCAGCTTTAGCTTACTTTTGGGGACAATATTGCTATAGCTAAGTAAACACACGTAAACCTCCACAAAATCAACCGAGTTCTTCCCATGTCCAGATTCATCTCCACAACTTGAGGACCCAATTAGCCATTGCAGCACCTGCGAGGCTCCATGGCTTCAATAATCACCTtaatgagtcaaaagagcctaGAATTAGTAGTGAAAGCATTACGAGATGCAGAGATGTCACTGGACAGATGACATGGTACTAAAACAAGGTTTCTATTAAAACATCTTTCATCATATGGATTCTAGAGGGTGAAATATGAGCGTCTGGAGAATTTGAAGGATTTCAGATGGTATGAAGCAAGCTCCTCGTGTACTGTTGTTTTGGGAGACCTACCAAAGGCTGAAGAGAGGGAGGAGCCGGCAGATGTGGACGGAGATCAAGAATGATATTAGGTGTGGTTaggagaggaggaagagagaaaagagaTGATACAGGAGGATAGATGTTCTCAGAAtggagaagaaaataaacagaataCAGTCAGTAGATGGGTGCGGGTGGAAACGTGGAAagatggagagagaaaaagaagccAAAGGATTAAAGAGGAGTAAATGAGGGGAACGGTGTGAGATGGAGGAGAAaagcaaacacatttttaagttaTGAAGGTCCAGCTAGTGTGTTTGCTCAGATGGTTTTGCTCATACTGAAGAGGGGGGCGTTGGATCAAAAGGCCATGTCATTCTGTAATGGAGCATAAACGTAAGTGATGCTGCTCCTGCTCTCTCCTTCTTTAATAACTCAACTCTATTACCCCACAGAGTCTCTGCAAAAACACAGCCTGTGACAACATCCAAAGAACATTTGAAATCAGTTAGCTAAAGAGACGAAAGACCCTCTCCTCTTTAACCTTCTATATAGAGCATAATATCTTTAATCTGGATCACTTTGAGACTCATTGATTGGTGTTGATCTAGAATGGCGGGAGCCTATTCTGCATCACGGTAGTCTCTGACAAATACAGTAGCCATCAGATCAGGTGAAGTAGACTACCGGTAATGCCTACtggatgtatgtatgtatgtatgtatgtgtgtatatatataaaaacaagaaattggTATCTaacaacttacattttagatgaTTGCCAGTTCCGTCGTAACTTTTTTCTCGCCACTGAAAAAAGTCCGAAAGCCATCGCTGAATTAACCATCACGAGTCTCCTAGAGACGGCGTTCccgatttaaagggttaattcacccaaaaatgaaaattctgtcatttattactcacgctcatgccgttccagacccgtaagacattcggttaatcttcggaacgcaaattgagatatttttgtttaaatccgatggctccgtgaggcctaacgttacatagggagcaatgacatttcctctctcaagatccattaatgtactaaaaacatatttaaatcagttcatgtgactacagtggttcaatattaatattataaagcgacgagaatatttttggtgcgccaaaaaaaacaaaataaagaattatttagtgatggccgatttcaaaacactgcttcaggaagcttcggagcacagtgaatcagcgtgtcgaatccgcagttcggagcgccaaagtcacgtgatttcagcagtctggcggtttgacacgcgatccgaatcatgattcaacacgctgattcattacgctccgaatcttcctgaagcagtgttttgaaatcggccatcactaaataagtcgttattttgttttgttttttggcgcaccaaaaatataatatttataatattaatattgaaccactgtactcacatttaaatatgtttttaatacattaatgg
This Ctenopharyngodon idella isolate HZGC_01 chromosome 5, HZGC01, whole genome shotgun sequence DNA region includes the following protein-coding sequences:
- the tmem174 gene encoding transmembrane protein 174, which translates into the protein MSESSADKCLNPAATIQNQCSSGQMRHYSILGLWKNVTESRNQGTNPLAGPSDAVPAGVCNTISNSNQSPSDAPVNVASLMPSQAPTSSDRQVSDGDKAGATLLFSGVFLGLVGMTFTAMGWTNYNVSHSYEWTQLLGPILLSVGGTFVLISICKFRMLSCLGCKQIDGERTPEMDPLPPLSGPSFVFTRLNQPITFHRATVVQYIPPPYTSVVPDQSLGPVNGLHSSHQPLAVTVSTPPQYYSVYPMENPSFVSGEYDNTAEQRENRNHSVSEEEEEGKASTAESGSSPPAYEELFATSSCDSYS